From the genome of Xiphophorus couchianus chromosome 6, X_couchianus-1.0, whole genome shotgun sequence, one region includes:
- the rab3aa gene encoding RAB3A, member RAS oncogene family, a encodes MASANATYGQKESSDQNFDYMFKILIIGNSSVGKTSFLFRYADDSFTPAFVSTVGIDFKVKTIYRNDKRIKLQIWDTAGQERYRTITTAYYRGAMGFILMYDITNEESFNAVQDWSTQIKTYSWDNAQVLLVGNKCDMEDERVVASDRGRQLSEQLGFEFFEASAKDNINVKQTFERLVDIICERMTETLDNNDPTVTGAKQGPQLNEQPQRSHQDCAC; translated from the exons ATGGCGTCTGCAAATGCGACATATGGACAGAAGGAATCCTCGGACCAGAATTTTGATTACATGTTTAAAATCCTCATCATTGGGAACAGCAGTGTGGGAAAAACCTCCTTCCTCTTCCGCTATGCAGATGACTCGTTCACGCCGGCGTTTGTCAGCACGGTGGGAATTGACTTCAAGGTCAAGACCATCTATAGGAACGACAAAAGGATAAAACTACAGATCTGG GACACTGCTGGTCAGGAGCGCTATAGAACAATCACCACAGCCTACTACAGGGGAGCAATGGGCTTCATCCTCATGTATGACATCACCAATGAGGAGTCCTTTAATGCTGTGCAAGACTG GTCGACCCAGATCAAGACGTACTCATGGGACAACGCCCAGGTCCTCCTGGTGGGAAACAAGTGTGATATGGAGGATGAGCGGGTGGTGGCGTCCGACAGGGGGCGCCAGCTGTCAGAGCAACTTG GTTTTGAGTTCTTTGAAGCAAGCGCTAAAGACAACATCAACGTGAAGCAGACGTTCGAGCGACTGGTGGACATCATCTGTGAGAGGATGACAGAGACTCTGGACAACAACGACCCAACGGTCACCGGAGCCAAGCAGGGGCCACAGCTCAATGAGCAGCCCCAGAGGTCTCACCAAGATTGCGCTTGCTGA